In one window of Corynebacterium mycetoides DNA:
- a CDS encoding IS256 family transposase: MTAAPHSIDPATYLDDLLAQASPDLMRQMLQGFINQILSAQADTVCGAEYGVASAERVNHRNGYRHRDLDTRVGTIDVAVPKLRHGAFFPDWLLERRSRAERALSTVIATCYLKGVSTRRMNDLVATLGIVNMSKSQVSRMSEELDEMVTDFKNRPLDPGGYAYLSCDALTIKVREGGRVVKCSVLLATGVNADGYREMLGMHVATAESNASWKGFFQDLKARGLRGVFLVTSDAHEGIQHAISEVLPDASWQRCRTHFAKNLYEKVPKTQWPMVSAMFQTIFQQPDAASTWGQAREVVDLLEPKFPQVAAYLEESLDEVLAFTAAPKPVWTKVWSNNPTERLNREIRRRTDVVGIFPNRESIIRLVGAVLAEQHDDWIQQKRYMSLSALEHTKQLMHPTGDDHGDHHQLTA, encoded by the coding sequence ATGACCGCTGCTCCGCATTCTATCGACCCTGCAACCTATCTGGACGATCTGCTGGCACAGGCCTCCCCGGATCTGATGCGGCAGATGCTGCAAGGGTTTATCAACCAGATCCTCTCCGCCCAAGCTGACACCGTTTGCGGGGCTGAATATGGTGTCGCTTCTGCCGAGCGGGTCAACCACCGCAACGGGTACCGTCACCGCGACCTTGATACCCGTGTGGGCACGATCGATGTGGCGGTGCCGAAACTGCGCCACGGAGCGTTCTTCCCGGACTGGCTGTTAGAGCGCCGCTCACGGGCCGAGCGCGCCTTATCGACTGTGATCGCGACCTGCTACCTCAAAGGGGTTTCCACCCGCAGGATGAATGACCTGGTGGCAACACTTGGGATTGTCAATATGTCGAAATCTCAAGTCTCGCGCATGTCGGAAGAACTCGACGAGATGGTCACAGATTTCAAAAACCGCCCGCTTGATCCCGGCGGGTACGCCTACCTGTCGTGTGACGCGTTGACGATCAAAGTCCGTGAAGGCGGGCGTGTGGTCAAATGCTCCGTACTGCTTGCCACCGGGGTCAACGCCGACGGGTACCGCGAAATGCTCGGCATGCATGTCGCCACCGCGGAATCCAACGCGTCGTGGAAAGGCTTCTTCCAAGATCTAAAAGCCCGCGGGCTTCGCGGCGTCTTCTTAGTCACCAGTGACGCCCATGAAGGTATTCAGCACGCTATCTCCGAAGTGCTGCCTGATGCGTCGTGGCAGCGGTGCCGCACTCATTTCGCGAAGAACCTCTACGAGAAAGTCCCGAAAACACAATGGCCGATGGTCTCTGCGATGTTCCAGACAATCTTCCAGCAACCCGATGCCGCATCCACCTGGGGACAAGCCCGTGAGGTAGTTGACCTGTTGGAACCGAAATTCCCGCAGGTCGCTGCCTATCTAGAGGAATCACTCGATGAGGTGTTGGCGTTTACCGCAGCGCCGAAACCAGTGTGGACGAAGGTGTGGTCGAACAACCCCACCGAGCGGTTAAACCGGGAAATCCGCCGGCGCACCGATGTCGTGGGCATCTTCCCGAACCGCGAATCCATCATCCGGCTTGTCGGGGCGGTTCTTGCCGAGCAACACGACGATTGGATCCAGCAAAAACGCTACATGTCACTGTCCGCACTCGAACACACCAAACAACTCATGCACCCCACAGGAGACGACCATGGTGACCATCACCAGCTAACCGCCTAA
- a CDS encoding IS110 family RNA-guided transposase, translating into MTTDIDLSASPVAGVDTHTDTHTVAAVTPTGRHLATETFPTTRPGYTHLAEFLSKHGVGAVGVEGTNSFGAGLTRHLIDRGYTVVEVLRPARSIRRRDGKSDPVDALAAARQVLTGEGLSTPKDSTGPVESLRALQITRKQLVSTTAKLITTMKSLLVTAPDDIRTRYATMTNHALVNALVYCRPSSDVTDPRNGVLTSLKILATTYRALRVQCDELETRIAALVSVINPHVSNIVGCGALVSADLLISIGDNPERIHSEAALAHLCGVAPLPASSGRTNRHRLNRGGDRRANSALYRIAMVRMKCDQRTREYVARRTEEGLSKREIIRCLKRAIVREIYRVICTRRSTSQPRDLRRDELKELRIAKHLTQVVVAKHLGCAPARISDIETGKRPLTELASAYEKFLKSA; encoded by the coding sequence ATGACCACAGACATCGACCTCTCCGCAAGCCCCGTCGCCGGGGTCGACACCCACACCGACACCCACACCGTTGCCGCGGTGACCCCAACCGGCCGGCACCTGGCCACCGAAACCTTCCCCACCACCAGGCCCGGCTACACACACCTCGCCGAGTTCCTCAGCAAGCACGGTGTCGGCGCCGTCGGAGTAGAAGGAACCAACTCCTTCGGTGCCGGATTAACCCGGCACCTCATAGACCGTGGCTACACGGTCGTTGAAGTCCTGCGCCCGGCCCGCAGCATTCGACGCCGGGACGGGAAATCAGATCCGGTGGATGCCCTTGCCGCCGCGCGACAGGTCCTGACCGGGGAAGGGCTGAGCACGCCTAAAGATTCCACGGGCCCGGTGGAGTCGTTACGAGCGTTACAGATCACCCGGAAACAGCTGGTGTCCACCACCGCGAAACTCATCACAACGATGAAGTCGTTGCTGGTCACAGCCCCTGATGACATCCGCACCCGCTACGCCACGATGACCAACCACGCTCTGGTCAACGCGTTGGTGTACTGCCGACCGTCGTCGGATGTTACTGATCCGCGAAATGGTGTGCTGACCAGCCTGAAGATTCTGGCCACGACCTACCGCGCATTGCGGGTGCAGTGCGATGAGCTGGAAACCCGGATCGCTGCCCTGGTGTCAGTGATCAATCCCCATGTCAGCAACATCGTGGGATGTGGGGCTCTTGTTTCCGCTGATCTGCTGATCAGCATCGGCGATAATCCGGAGCGCATCCACTCCGAAGCAGCGCTGGCGCACTTATGTGGAGTGGCTCCACTGCCGGCAAGCTCTGGGCGAACCAACCGGCACCGGCTCAATCGTGGTGGTGACCGGCGGGCGAACTCAGCGTTGTACCGAATCGCTATGGTGAGGATGAAGTGTGACCAGCGCACCAGGGAGTACGTCGCCCGGCGTACCGAGGAGGGGTTGTCGAAAAGGGAGATTATTCGCTGCCTGAAGCGCGCGATCGTCCGGGAGATCTACCGGGTCATATGCACCAGGCGCAGTACGTCACAGCCCAGGGATCTTCGTCGGGATGAGTTGAAAGAACTGCGTATCGCGAAGCATCTCACCCAGGTGGTTGTAGCGAAGCATTTGGGGTGTGCCCCGGCGAGGATCAGTGACATCGAGACTGGAAAACGCCCGTTGACGGAATTAGCATCGGCCTACGAAAAATTTCTGAAAAGCGCTTGA
- a CDS encoding UTP--glucose-1-phosphate uridylyltransferase produces the protein MRNSSVKTVIVPAAGMGTRFLPATKTVPKELLPVVDTPGIELIAEEAAQLGAERLAVITAPGKGEIMDHFGEFEQLCATMRARGKDEQAKKVARAAQIIDAEAVVQDEPLGLGHAVGCAESVLEADEDAVAVMLPDDLVLPTGVMEKMAEVREALGGSVLCAFEVSPEEVFNYGVFDVEELAPDAGVDAASVKRVVGMVEKPEPEEAPSNLVATGRYLLDRGIFDALRRIEPGKGGELQLTDAIELMISEGHPVHVVVHDGKRHDLGNPGGYIPANVDFGLHHPKYGPALYKAIKAIIADYESDNPDLTD, from the coding sequence ATGCGGAATTCGAGCGTGAAGACGGTGATTGTGCCTGCTGCCGGGATGGGGACCCGGTTCTTGCCTGCGACGAAGACGGTGCCGAAGGAGCTGCTGCCTGTTGTGGACACCCCTGGCATTGAGCTCATCGCTGAAGAGGCCGCGCAGTTGGGTGCGGAGCGTTTGGCTGTGATTACCGCGCCGGGCAAGGGCGAGATCATGGATCATTTCGGCGAGTTCGAGCAGTTGTGCGCGACGATGCGTGCCCGCGGCAAGGATGAGCAGGCGAAGAAGGTTGCTCGTGCTGCGCAGATCATTGATGCTGAGGCTGTGGTGCAGGATGAGCCGTTGGGGCTTGGGCATGCGGTGGGGTGTGCTGAGTCGGTGTTGGAGGCCGATGAGGATGCTGTGGCTGTCATGCTGCCGGATGACCTTGTGTTGCCCACGGGTGTGATGGAGAAGATGGCCGAGGTCCGCGAGGCTTTGGGCGGGTCTGTGTTGTGCGCGTTCGAGGTCAGCCCGGAGGAGGTGTTCAACTACGGCGTGTTCGACGTCGAGGAACTCGCTCCGGACGCTGGTGTGGATGCTGCGAGTGTGAAGCGTGTTGTGGGCATGGTGGAGAAGCCGGAGCCGGAGGAGGCGCCGTCGAATTTGGTGGCGACGGGCCGGTATCTTTTGGACCGCGGGATTTTTGATGCGTTGCGCCGGATTGAGCCGGGCAAGGGTGGGGAGCTGCAGCTGACTGACGCGATTGAGTTGATGATTAGCGAGGGTCACCCGGTGCATGTGGTGGTTCATGACGGTAAGCGCCACGATTTGGGCAACCCGGGTGGTTATATTCCGGCGAATGTGGATTTCGGTTTGCACCACCCGAAGTACGGTCCGGCGCTGTACAAGGCGATCAAGGCGATCATTGCCGATTACGAGTCGGACAACCCCGATCTGACCGACTAG
- a CDS encoding heparinase II/III domain-containing protein, giving the protein MNFKEYWDRFATKMPTPRQWSVDATENGYQLSLPNNQTVEVVPGNWNWGRKFQNDPLSTRLWFECLAWLPALGLAHGDWESVSDAFRTYGPWISKISSADGYRQYNSQDHAIAVQLKVAASTLARSTFDERARVAAEAAEKFLDDLATFVFDPQYVQPNNHGFMVAKSFVDAGAVLLSLKPESKLGTRFLNEGLIACSSILSEVFDETGITNENTPFYQGFYLHMVSDLISFCEFAEVGEEYVDEWKTLVEMGTETLQLMLREDGSYPPVGDEWGRPSGYDPAFGELFSKENGCFYFKDDETTLSIISGCRGTVHKQADDTSIRLAHKGKDLLVDCGLLSYDPNDPIAAMIQSQRGHSGLFFPRFDRHRGVELFRYGTPRVRSEIDKTVTADGLTKITCRSEIDEKWKVEREYVLEENHIRISDQFEAPNSDEYAIQRFVLHEDSLIEIDGNLVRIQNGDVRMRITLESEGSIRVKWGVSGDSASGWRVLEPYQKVPTHVIEISPSYGRKTIETSVDWGSAETYDHNYTSEQFTLKNENLHTVWSQSPALRVPDRELENFTEYEGRWVSPRAETLGAIQRLISIVSEFGCVDPRVIDFSGNPVATGLLLARSNARVEAVCSGNATESGLRRILELNPSLPPISINSLPAFASVDPTGLMDSVLIADATTNVVESGLFLQVTQCARPIVFFGSTWEQIEFRLSLPNPRDFEILHISNDQGVIYLPTKSDFQKVATDFIRSIW; this is encoded by the coding sequence ATGAACTTTAAAGAGTATTGGGACCGCTTCGCAACCAAGATGCCCACTCCGCGACAATGGTCGGTTGATGCCACGGAGAATGGTTATCAGTTGTCGCTCCCCAATAACCAAACTGTTGAGGTAGTTCCAGGTAATTGGAATTGGGGCCGAAAATTCCAAAACGATCCGCTTTCGACTAGGCTGTGGTTTGAATGCCTCGCTTGGCTGCCTGCTTTAGGTTTGGCACATGGCGACTGGGAGTCAGTTTCGGATGCTTTTCGCACGTATGGTCCTTGGATCAGCAAAATTAGCTCTGCAGATGGTTACCGGCAATATAACAGCCAGGATCATGCCATTGCGGTTCAGCTGAAAGTGGCCGCATCAACATTAGCGCGCTCGACCTTCGACGAAAGAGCAAGGGTTGCCGCTGAGGCTGCTGAAAAATTTCTCGATGACCTTGCAACCTTTGTCTTCGACCCCCAGTATGTGCAACCGAATAACCACGGCTTCATGGTGGCCAAGTCTTTCGTGGATGCAGGCGCTGTCCTTTTGAGCCTCAAGCCTGAATCAAAATTAGGAACTCGGTTCCTTAATGAGGGTTTGATCGCCTGCAGTTCGATTCTGAGCGAAGTTTTCGACGAAACAGGCATTACCAATGAGAATACGCCATTCTATCAGGGGTTTTATCTTCACATGGTTTCCGACCTCATTTCTTTCTGTGAATTCGCTGAAGTGGGTGAGGAGTATGTGGACGAATGGAAAACCCTAGTTGAAATGGGCACTGAAACATTGCAGCTCATGCTCCGGGAGGATGGAAGTTATCCGCCGGTGGGAGACGAATGGGGACGCCCCAGTGGTTATGATCCTGCTTTTGGCGAGCTGTTCTCGAAAGAGAATGGTTGTTTTTATTTTAAAGATGACGAGACAACCCTCTCAATCATCAGTGGTTGCCGAGGCACCGTACACAAGCAGGCGGACGATACTTCAATCCGACTCGCCCATAAAGGTAAGGATCTATTAGTCGACTGCGGTCTTCTCTCTTACGATCCGAATGACCCGATCGCCGCAATGATTCAAAGTCAAAGGGGACATTCGGGTTTGTTCTTCCCTCGTTTTGATCGGCACCGAGGAGTCGAACTTTTCCGCTACGGTACACCTCGGGTACGGAGCGAGATTGACAAGACGGTTACCGCAGACGGCCTAACGAAGATCACTTGCAGGAGCGAGATTGACGAAAAGTGGAAGGTTGAACGTGAGTATGTGCTGGAGGAAAACCACATTCGAATTTCGGACCAGTTTGAGGCACCTAACTCCGACGAGTACGCTATACAGCGTTTCGTTTTACACGAAGATTCGCTGATTGAGATTGACGGAAATCTGGTTCGCATCCAGAATGGTGACGTTCGTATGCGGATAACGCTAGAGTCAGAAGGGTCAATTCGTGTTAAGTGGGGCGTTTCCGGTGACTCTGCGAGTGGCTGGCGGGTACTCGAACCCTACCAAAAAGTTCCGACCCACGTGATCGAAATCTCGCCCTCTTACGGGCGTAAGACTATCGAGACATCCGTAGATTGGGGCTCGGCCGAGACCTACGACCACAACTACACTTCTGAACAGTTTACGCTGAAGAACGAGAATCTTCATACTGTCTGGTCCCAATCCCCCGCGTTACGGGTTCCAGATCGAGAGCTGGAAAACTTCACGGAGTATGAGGGAAGATGGGTTTCGCCTCGGGCCGAAACCCTGGGGGCTATACAGAGATTAATAAGTATTGTCTCTGAATTTGGTTGCGTTGATCCACGGGTCATCGACTTTTCAGGCAACCCGGTTGCCACCGGTCTTCTTCTGGCGCGGTCAAACGCGAGAGTCGAAGCAGTTTGCTCCGGGAACGCCACCGAATCGGGGTTGAGACGCATATTGGAACTTAACCCGTCCCTACCCCCAATTAGCATCAACTCGCTACCTGCGTTTGCCAGCGTCGATCCGACGGGCCTAATGGACAGCGTGCTCATCGCGGACGCCACGACTAACGTTGTAGAGTCCGGCCTGTTCCTTCAAGTGACTCAATGCGCACGCCCGATCGTCTTTTTCGGCTCGACCTGGGAGCAGATTGAGTTTCGACTGAGTCTACCAAATCCGCGCGATTTCGAAATTCTCCACATATCGAACGACCAAGGAGTTATCTACCTTCCGACGAAATCCGACTTCCAAAAGGTTGCAACAGATTTCATCAGGTCTATTTGGTGA
- a CDS encoding serine O-acetyltransferase, whose protein sequence is MHTPEGRIECLLDDSAKEYHLSRIESTYVEGLVNSLELGALQIYQIGREAYLRNDHKLAYRCERLNRIINGCHLPSSVYVGRGTDIAYGGLGVLFHAETHIGDWSTIGTNVSLGGAPVIGDHVYIATGARIVGHESKIGDFSIIGANAVVTGDVSPGSIVAGVPAKPIKRITPENIDGYIGKYFSGKGSGDPVFRERIKENFLNVYYR, encoded by the coding sequence ATGCATACACCGGAGGGGCGGATCGAGTGCCTGCTCGACGACTCGGCCAAGGAATACCATCTTTCGCGAATCGAGTCAACATATGTTGAAGGTCTCGTTAATTCTCTTGAGCTTGGGGCACTGCAGATTTATCAGATTGGGCGAGAAGCATATCTTCGCAATGATCACAAACTCGCCTACCGGTGCGAACGGTTGAACAGAATAATCAATGGTTGTCACCTTCCGTCGAGTGTGTATGTGGGACGCGGCACTGATATCGCTTATGGTGGGCTTGGCGTTTTATTCCATGCTGAGACGCATATCGGAGACTGGAGCACTATAGGCACTAACGTCTCGCTTGGGGGAGCACCGGTAATTGGTGATCACGTATACATCGCAACAGGTGCTCGTATCGTGGGGCATGAAAGCAAGATCGGTGATTTCTCCATCATTGGAGCGAACGCGGTAGTCACCGGAGACGTAAGCCCAGGCTCAATCGTTGCGGGAGTTCCGGCAAAACCAATTAAACGTATCACGCCCGAAAATATTGATGGGTACATCGGGAAATATTTCTCCGGGAAGGGATCCGGTGATCCTGTGTTTCGCGAGCGAATCAAAGAAAATTTCCTGAACGTATATTACCGTTGA
- a CDS encoding glycosyltransferase: protein MTKLSVIIPCYNVSSKLTRCLNSLNDLKESLGEVEVIFIDDCSTDNTFEKLVDFAKTRDWVVVERLDGNSGTPSVPRNVALGLSKGEFVFHLDPDDEILPAGIQAALNVAVETGADFVRAPLIRDNGHERKVMNRIEKWQDLESDSERISAIVQNHSTTVCSVYRSSFLADHNLKWPEDLRLAEDAIFLYRALNVGKVEYSDEPDFVYHVALSQGVESSTQQYQDRELLNHLSAWATSSQLLSPLGIDYFALRGQAALSAAIQNMIRFNSGGFTRENFLRFSEFLKLHKDAVENFTYGPRFREICELVLTANYEEFLESIKIRLLIAGYDLRFIVPAIPELSDHYQIQVDEWNGHDTHDVAKSQRLLDWADAIHCEWMLGNAVWYSAKKNPRQSLTIRLHRFETSKNYGNQLTRENVDRIITIAPLMFEETQRVFGFDRSIVRYVPNYIDVDSYERSSDPSKVFNLVMVGSIPIRKGYRRALELLNGLVSIDPRYNLTVFGRRPEELGWVYNDPKERAYFSECEEYIQRNGLDDHISFQGWVDTKEALADKGFVLSMSDAEGSHVAAAEGFASGNITLLRPWEGADYMYPEEYVLSSLGEMRDYILECRDFRVFEQKRLAGDEYVNSRFSMKEFLRLYKMALPIPYSVP from the coding sequence ATGACCAAATTGTCGGTTATCATCCCGTGTTACAACGTATCTTCGAAGCTCACTCGTTGTCTGAATTCGTTAAACGACCTAAAGGAAAGTCTCGGGGAAGTAGAGGTGATTTTCATAGATGACTGTTCCACGGACAACACCTTCGAAAAACTTGTAGACTTCGCAAAGACTCGCGACTGGGTTGTGGTTGAGCGCCTTGATGGGAATTCCGGAACGCCTTCAGTGCCTCGTAACGTGGCCCTTGGTTTGTCGAAAGGTGAGTTCGTATTCCATCTAGACCCGGACGACGAGATCTTACCGGCCGGCATTCAGGCCGCCCTTAATGTTGCGGTGGAGACCGGGGCAGATTTCGTTAGAGCGCCTCTGATTAGAGATAACGGGCACGAGCGAAAAGTAATGAATCGCATTGAGAAGTGGCAGGATCTCGAATCGGATTCTGAACGAATCTCAGCAATCGTTCAGAACCACAGCACAACTGTCTGCAGCGTTTACCGGTCGAGTTTTCTTGCTGACCACAACTTGAAGTGGCCTGAGGATTTGAGGCTTGCGGAAGATGCCATCTTCCTGTACCGCGCCTTGAACGTCGGAAAAGTTGAGTATTCGGACGAGCCTGACTTCGTCTACCATGTTGCGCTGAGTCAAGGCGTCGAATCAAGTACGCAACAGTACCAGGATCGAGAGCTGCTGAATCATTTATCGGCTTGGGCCACTTCTTCGCAGTTACTATCGCCCCTTGGTATTGACTACTTTGCATTACGTGGACAGGCGGCTTTGTCGGCTGCTATCCAAAACATGATTCGATTCAACTCTGGAGGCTTCACTCGAGAGAACTTCCTGAGATTCAGTGAGTTCCTGAAACTGCATAAGGACGCAGTTGAGAACTTCACTTATGGTCCTCGGTTCCGAGAGATTTGTGAGTTGGTGCTCACTGCGAACTACGAAGAATTCCTTGAGAGCATCAAGATCAGGCTTCTAATAGCCGGGTACGATCTCCGTTTTATCGTGCCTGCAATTCCTGAACTGTCCGATCACTACCAAATTCAGGTGGATGAGTGGAATGGTCACGACACCCACGATGTCGCAAAGAGCCAGCGGCTGCTGGATTGGGCTGACGCAATCCATTGCGAATGGATGCTTGGAAATGCAGTCTGGTACTCAGCCAAGAAGAACCCGCGGCAATCTTTAACTATTCGTCTACATCGGTTCGAGACGTCGAAAAACTATGGCAATCAACTAACTCGTGAGAACGTCGATAGGATAATTACGATCGCGCCTTTGATGTTCGAGGAAACACAGCGAGTCTTCGGTTTCGATCGATCAATTGTGCGATACGTTCCCAACTACATTGACGTGGATAGTTACGAACGCTCAAGTGACCCGAGCAAAGTGTTTAATCTAGTCATGGTTGGAAGTATTCCAATTAGAAAAGGATATCGTCGCGCACTCGAACTTCTAAATGGCTTGGTCAGCATTGATCCACGCTATAACCTGACGGTCTTCGGGCGACGCCCTGAGGAGTTGGGCTGGGTTTACAATGACCCGAAAGAACGAGCCTACTTCAGCGAGTGCGAAGAATACATCCAGCGAAACGGACTCGACGATCACATTTCATTCCAGGGTTGGGTTGATACAAAGGAGGCGTTAGCAGATAAAGGATTCGTTCTTTCGATGAGTGATGCTGAAGGGTCACATGTGGCTGCTGCGGAAGGTTTTGCCTCAGGGAACATCACGCTACTCCGGCCTTGGGAAGGTGCAGACTATATGTATCCCGAAGAATACGTCCTCTCTTCACTTGGAGAAATGCGAGACTACATTCTCGAATGCCGTGATTTCCGAGTCTTCGAACAAAAGAGACTCGCAGGCGACGAATACGTGAATTCGCGGTTCTCCATGAAGGAATTTTTACGTCTGTATAAAATGGCCCTCCCGATTCCCTATAGCGTACCTTAA
- a CDS encoding CgeB family protein: protein MRKPKTFLLSIGLMGVASVALLVAIVLMGAGLRATALAFMIIATLAGSASIILQSARNEKQSQRVNDRLERGFSSLTQAGTNRSETQDSVDQLSIAIDQLPRRIEQQFGEQLGRVGDQLSTEITALKPSLGASIGATNQAAAKAPKLVKATEPTSSNNGKSVSRPMTDTAKPVNPAAECSEKTNSRQENSRGEFEEETSVTVDRVLPNYEYLALGNDFLKFQVSLEGVESLQIELELLSRQELKDPKAALVTAVLLGDRDEKIEYSLLSSVSDQFGEFQYLSTAGAQTKNCIAFNVPRNAKVLEIGLRKWDSTPAIRNSVKVVKRGFTEKWFELRDPRDIKVACILDEFSFNSFRYECNLKEVSVANWKKEMDQFQPDLFLCESAWSGRDSEARPWKGRVYASENFKGENRTALLDILSYCRQRSIPTVFWNKEDPSHYDDKKHNFVDTALKFDHIFTTDQQCVKRYQKEHGHRSVAVLPFAVQPRLFNPINNGPRSRDVVFAGSWYSNHKERSRAMELMFDAICESDRDLKIYDRFYGSTDESKKFPERFEPYLEPPVPASRMASVFKESDVGMTINTETKSTTMFARRIFELMACNTFVVSNYSRGVYSFFGDNVLYLDRDPNGLEHLDEETMKQARSENLKCVLSSHTYRNRFADILEVAGVRFNRSHSRPPIVVEVDDLRTAKIAFDALRLAGHWDGGKVLLLSEKASKLDYADALCLYGRDGISVVSSELLRSGHTYPEELFGESEAGVFVMSDQLDRKLPTKNQIKDLELHSQYVDVPVVFRESSDKTEFQFTRISDPEFALVGRNSLQNWLRDRASGSQSLVLAV, encoded by the coding sequence ATGCGTAAACCTAAAACTTTCCTTCTTTCTATAGGGCTGATGGGAGTTGCATCTGTTGCCTTGTTGGTGGCAATCGTGCTCATGGGCGCAGGCCTTCGAGCGACCGCGTTAGCGTTCATGATCATTGCTACGCTGGCCGGTTCGGCGTCGATCATCTTGCAAAGCGCCCGCAACGAGAAGCAGAGCCAGCGCGTTAATGATCGGTTGGAACGTGGCTTTTCGTCATTGACGCAAGCCGGAACGAACAGATCAGAGACGCAAGACTCTGTCGATCAGCTCTCGATAGCGATCGATCAATTGCCTCGTCGTATAGAGCAGCAGTTTGGTGAGCAGCTTGGTCGTGTCGGTGACCAGTTAAGTACGGAAATCACGGCCTTAAAACCGTCGCTTGGCGCTTCTATTGGGGCTACTAACCAAGCGGCAGCCAAGGCACCGAAGCTTGTTAAAGCGACTGAGCCGACTTCGTCGAATAACGGGAAAAGCGTCTCGAGACCTATGACGGATACCGCCAAGCCAGTCAACCCAGCTGCAGAGTGCAGTGAAAAGACGAATTCACGGCAGGAGAATTCGCGTGGGGAGTTCGAAGAAGAAACCTCCGTAACCGTCGATCGAGTTCTACCCAATTACGAGTACTTGGCACTCGGTAACGACTTTCTGAAATTCCAAGTTTCATTAGAAGGAGTTGAGAGCCTACAGATCGAATTAGAATTATTGTCTCGCCAAGAATTGAAGGATCCTAAAGCAGCATTGGTGACGGCAGTTCTTCTGGGCGACCGTGACGAAAAGATCGAGTACAGTCTGCTTTCGTCAGTTAGCGACCAATTCGGCGAATTCCAATACCTATCAACTGCAGGCGCTCAGACCAAAAACTGCATTGCGTTTAATGTGCCCCGAAATGCGAAAGTCCTCGAAATCGGCTTACGCAAATGGGACTCAACGCCGGCCATCCGTAACTCCGTTAAGGTCGTGAAAAGGGGCTTCACTGAAAAGTGGTTCGAGCTGCGAGACCCCCGCGATATTAAAGTCGCTTGCATCCTAGATGAGTTCTCGTTCAACAGCTTCAGATACGAATGCAACCTCAAAGAGGTTTCTGTAGCAAACTGGAAGAAAGAGATGGACCAGTTCCAGCCCGATCTCTTTCTCTGTGAATCCGCATGGAGCGGACGAGACTCGGAAGCTCGACCTTGGAAAGGCCGTGTTTATGCCTCAGAAAACTTCAAAGGAGAGAACCGAACGGCCCTTCTTGACATTTTGAGTTATTGCCGACAACGTAGCATTCCAACGGTCTTCTGGAATAAAGAAGATCCGTCCCACTACGACGACAAGAAGCATAACTTCGTTGATACCGCGCTCAAGTTTGACCATATATTTACAACGGATCAGCAATGCGTGAAGCGGTACCAAAAGGAGCATGGACACAGAAGTGTCGCGGTTCTGCCTTTCGCCGTTCAGCCTCGCTTGTTCAACCCGATAAACAACGGTCCCCGGAGCCGTGATGTAGTTTTCGCCGGCAGCTGGTACTCGAATCACAAAGAACGAAGTCGAGCCATGGAGCTAATGTTCGACGCTATATGTGAATCCGATAGAGATCTTAAGATCTACGACCGCTTCTACGGCTCTACGGACGAAAGCAAGAAATTTCCGGAACGGTTTGAGCCGTACCTTGAACCTCCCGTGCCAGCATCGCGCATGGCTAGTGTCTTCAAAGAGTCGGATGTGGGCATGACGATCAACACGGAGACGAAAAGTACAACGATGTTCGCGAGGCGCATCTTCGAGTTGATGGCCTGCAATACGTTCGTGGTGTCGAACTACTCACGCGGCGTCTATTCGTTCTTCGGGGATAACGTGCTCTATCTGGATCGAGACCCGAACGGGTTGGAGCACCTAGACGAAGAGACTATGAAGCAAGCACGCTCTGAGAACTTAAAGTGCGTCCTAAGTTCACACACTTACCGCAACCGGTTCGCAGACATTCTCGAAGTGGCTGGCGTTCGATTCAACCGTAGTCATTCGAGACCTCCAATTGTCGTTGAGGTAGACGATCTTCGTACAGCGAAAATCGCATTCGATGCACTGCGCCTTGCGGGGCACTGGGATGGGGGGAAGGTGCTCCTTCTCAGCGAGAAAGCCTCAAAGCTGGATTACGCAGATGCCCTCTGTCTCTACGGCCGTGATGGAATCTCGGTAGTTTCATCTGAACTATTGCGCTCCGGACATACCTATCCAGAGGAACTGTTCGGCGAGAGTGAAGCCGGTGTTTTTGTGATGTCTGATCAGCTCGACCGAAAACTGCCGACTAAAAATCAGATCAAAGACTTAGAGTTGCACTCTCAATACGTGGACGTGCCTGTTGTATTCAGAGAATCATCTGACAAGACTGAGTTTCAGTTCACCAGGATTTCTGATCCTGAATTCGCTCTAGTTGGACGAAACAGCCTTCAAAACTGGCTCAGAGACAGGGCGAGTGGATCCCAGAGTCTTGTATTAGCTGTTTGA